A single Oryctolagus cuniculus chromosome 18, mOryCun1.1, whole genome shotgun sequence DNA region contains:
- the FPR1 gene encoding fMet-Leu-Phe receptor (The RefSeq protein has 1 substitution compared to this genomic sequence), protein MDSNASLPLNVSGGTQATPAGLVVLDVFSYLILVVTFVLGVLGNGLVIWVTGFRMTHTVTTISYLNLALADFSFTSTLPFFIVTKALGGHWPFGWFLCKFVFTIVDINLFGSVFLIALIALDRCICVLHPVWAQNHRNVSLAKKVIVGPWICALLLTLPVIIRVTTLSHPRAPGKMACTFDWSPWTEDPAEKLKVAISMFMVRGIIRFIIGFSTPMSIVAVCYGLIATKIHRQGLIKSSRPLRVLSFVVASFLLCWSPYQIAALIATVRIRELLLGMGKDLRIVLDVTSFVAFFNSCLNPMLYVFMGQDFRERLIHSLPASLERALSEDSAQTSDTGTNSTSAPAEAELQAI, encoded by the coding sequence ATGGACAGCAATGCCTCTCTTCCCCTGAATGTGTCTGGAGGGACTCAGGCCACACCTGCTGGCCTTGTTGTCCTGGACGTCTTCTCCTATTTGATACTCGTCGTCACCTTTGTCCTCGGGGTCCTGGGCAACGGGCTGGTGATCTGGGTGACCGGCTTCCGCATGACTCACACGGTCACCACCATCTCCTACCTGAACCTGGCCTTGGCCGATTTCTCCTTCACCTCCACGCTGCCGTTCTTCATTGTCACAAAGGCCCTGGGGGGACACTGGCCTTTTGGCTGGTTCCTGTGCAAGTTCGTTTTCACCATCGTGGACATAAACCTGTTCGGAAGCGTCTTTCTGATCGCCCTCATCGCTCTGGACCGCTGCATCTGTGTCCTGCACCCAGTCTGGGCCCAGAACCATCGCAACGTAAGCCTGGCCAAGAAGGTGATCGTTGGACCCTGGATCTGCGCTCTGCTCCTCACCCTGCCAGTTATCATCCGGGTGACCACGCTGTCTCATCCAAGGGCACCAGGGAAAATGGCCTGCACCTTCGACTGGTCTCCCTGGACCGAAGACCCTGCAGAGAAGTTGAAGGTGGCCATCAGCATGTTGATGGTCAGAGGGATCATCCGCTTCATCATTGGCTTCAGCACGCCCATGTCCATCGTGGCCGTCTGCTACGGGCTTATCGCCACCAAGATCCACAGACAAGGCCTCATTAAATCCAGCCGTCCCCTGAGGGTGCTCTCTTTCGTGGTGGCCTCCTTTCTCCTCTGCTGGTCCCCCTATCAGATCGCGGCCCTCATAGCCACGGTCAGAATCAGGGAACTCTTGCTAGGTATGGGCAAGGACCTCCGAATCGTGCTGGACGTGACGAGCTTCGTGGCCTTCTTCAACAGCTGCCTCAACCCCATGCTGTACGTCTTCATGGGCCAGGACTTCCGAGAGCGGCTCATCCACTCCCTGCCCGCCAGTCTGGAGAGGGCCCTGA